GGTGCCGAAGCGGTGCACGAATCGCTCGACGATTGAACGCGCGCCGTCCGGGGCGAGGCACAGTGCTACGGCGCACGCATGTTGCGGCGCCGGCCGCGCGAGCGGCGTGCCGAGAATAACAACAAGGAATCGACCGATGTACTCAATAAACGCAATGCACGAACGCCGCCTGCTGTGGCTGCTCGCGCTGACGCAATTCACCATCATCATGGACTTCATGGTGATGATGCCGCTCGGCCCGCAGATCATGCACGCGTTCGCCATCACGCCGGCTGCGTTTGCCACGGCCGTGTCGGCGTATTCGTGGTGCTCGGGGCTGTCGGGACTGTTCGCGGCGACCTATATCGACCGCTTCGACCGGCGGCGTCTGCTGCTGACCATGTACGCGCTGTTCGCGCTCTCGAACCTCGCGTGCGCGCTGGCCGACAGCTTTGCGTTGCTGCTGGCCGCGCGCGCCTTCGCGGGCATCACGGGTGGCGTGCTGGGCTCGGTGATCATGGCGATCGTCGGCGATGTGATTCCCGTGCAACGCCGTGGTGCCGCCACCGGGACGATCATGACCGCCTTTTCCCTCGCGGCGATTGCGGGCGTGCCGGCCGGCGTGATGCTGGGCGCCCATTTCGGCTGGGCGGCGCCGTTCTTCCTGCTGGTGGCGCTGTCGCTTCTCGTCTGGTCGGCGGGATGGCGACTGGTGCCGTCGCTGACCGGACATTTGAGCCGCCGTCAGCCGCCGCTCGCGGAAGTGCTGCCGGATCTATGGCGGCTCCTGAGCAACCCGCGGCATCTGAACGCGTTTGCGCTCACGTTCATGATGATGGTCGCGCACATGCTGGTGATTCCGTTCATTTCTCCGGTGCTGGTCGCCAATCACGGCGTCGCGCCCGAGCAGCTGTCCTGGCTCTATATGGCGGGCGGCGCGGCGACCTTCTTCACGTCGCGCCGCGTGGGCGGGCTGGCGGACCGGTTCGGCACGCGGCGGGTGTTCCGCATCGTGGCCGTGCTCGCATTCCTGCCGGTGCTGTTCGTCACGCATTTGCCGGATCTGCCGTTCTACGCGCTGGTGATGTTCTTCCCGTTCTTCATGGTGCTGATGTCCGCGCGCATGGTGCCGATGCAGGCGCTGCTGACCACGGTGCCCGAGCCTGCCCGGCGAGGTGCGTTTCTCAGCGCGAACAGTGCGCTCCAGGCATTGGGCACCGGATGCGGTGCATGGATCGGTGGCCTGATGCTCGGCACCTCGCCTCATGGGCAGATTGTCGGATACGGCACGGTCGGCTGGGTTTCGGTTGCTGTCGGGCTGGCCGGCGTTGTGTGGGTTTCGCGCGTACGCGGCGCCCAAAGCACTGTGCCCGCGCCGCAGATGCTGCACGGTGAAGCGGTCGGCGAAAGCTGAGTGCGCGCCTCGCGCGGCGCTGTCCTGCAAGGCGCCGCGCGAACGGCAAAGCTCAGTCGGCTTTGCCCGTCAACGCCCGGCGCGCGGCTTGCCCTTCATCGCGCGAGGCCGAATAGAAAACCCGCGCGCGGCCGATGACGATTTTCAACATGGCGATCACCGGCACGGCCAGAAAGATCCCCGCCACGCCGCCCAACTGATCGCCGGCCAGCAAACCGACAATGACCAGGAACGGGCTGACTTCGACGCCTTCGCTCATCAGATAAGGATTGAGCACGTAATCCTGGAAGAGCCGGTACAGCGCGATAAAGATCACCAGCCAGAGCAGATGCGCATAGCCGCTGAACACGGCCACCACCAACGTAATGGCGATCGCGCCGAGCGGCCCCGCGAACGGCACGAACTCCAGCAGGCCCGCGCTCACCGCCAGCAGGAACGCGTAAGGCACCCCGAGCAGCGAGAACGCCACGCCATAGCAGATCAGCGTGGCGAGCGACAGGAACAACAGCGCCCGCACGTACTTCGACAACAGCAGGTTCAGATCGGTCACGATCTGCGCCCATAACACGCGATGCCGGTCCGTCAGCAGGTTCAGAAACGCATCCCGCATCTGCGGGCCTTCGTTGATCAGCAGGAAGCTCAGAATCGGAATCAGCACGAGGTAGATCAGGTTGCTGGCCGCATGCATCACGCCGAGGCCGACGCTGCGCGCCATCGGCACGGCCTTGTCGGAGCCGGTCTCGATCTGGCTGCGCACGAAATCCACGATCCGTTCGCGCAGCGGTTCGAGAAAGTGCGGTAACGGAAAGCGATTGGGCACGTCGGACTTCATCAAGGCGGGCAGCTGCGCGAACAGATGCGTCGCCTGATCCTGCAATTGCACGCCGAAGAGCGAGCCGACCACCGCGATCACCGCGACCACCACCACGAACACCAGCGCGATCGACGCCACTCGCGGCACGCGGCGCGGCCGGATGCGCTCGACCAGGTCGACCAGCGGATAGACGAGGTAGCTGAAGAAAACCGCGAACACCACCACCAGCACGGTGGATGACGCCATATAAATGCAGAAGAACAGCAGCGCGATAAGCAACGCGGTCCAGACTTTTCTGGCCGTGCCGACGTCGAATCCCAGCATGAACCTTCCTCGAATAGACGATGAGATCCGGCGCCTCGAACGCGCCGGGAACATCGAACGAACATCGGATAACCAAGGCATCCGGGGCCAACCGCGGGCCCAACGAACGCGCCGGCGACGAGGTGACGACTGCACCCGGCGGCGCGGCGCGTGGCGGATTTACAGCAGCCTGGCCAACAGAAAACCCACGCCGGCTGCGATCAGCAGCGCGCCGATCGGATTGCTGCGAGCCGTTTCGGCGACCTGATCGACGCTGTCGCCATATTTCGCCTGCGCCTTGCCGGCAAGCTGGCGGACCTTGCCCTCGGCTTGCAGATCCACCTTGCCCGTCAGGCCGCCGACGGCGTCCTGCACCTTGCCTGCCGCATCCTTCACGGAACCTTCGAACTGATTTGAATTCATGTGATCCTCCTTGAACAGAGTGGTGAGGCCGTCGTCGGCGAAAACCGGCGCTCGACCCCGACCACCGTTGCGACCGTTACCGCTTCACGCGGTTGCGTACCGCATCCGCGGCTTCGCCGACTTTCGACTGGACCTTGCCGGCGAGTTTTTCAGCCGCGCCTTCGGCCTGCGTCGTCCGGTTGCCGGTGACCTTGCCGATCGCTTCCTTCACGGAACCCTTGACCTGTTTCGCCGCACCTTCCACACGATTCTTGTCCATGACGGTTTCCTTAAAACGGTTGAGTTGCACAGAAACGCCGAGACGCCAGCCGCGCGATGCATGGGTGAGCGTCGCCGCTTCAACCCCTGGCACTCGACGCACGATTGCATTGTCGCCACTCGGCGCGGCTGCCGACAGTCACGCATGCACGTGATCGCCTGGTGCATTTGAACGCGTCTTGCCATGCATCGGTGTGCGGAGCGCCGGCGTGCCTGTCGTCGTCCGCTTCGGGCCGGCCGAACCTCGTCAGCACGGTTCGTTCCCGGCCACCGTTGCCCGCTGAAACCCGGCGGGCCCACAACGGGTTCAGGCCGGTTTGGCGCCTTTGCGGCGCGGCGCGCTGCCGGGAGCAAGCCCGAAATGGCCACGCGCGCGTGCCCATACGATCGCCTCGGCACGACTGTGCACGTCGAGCTTCGCGTAGATCGTGGCGACGTGATTGCGCACGGTGTTCGGCGCCAGCCCCAGTTCGCGCGCGATCTCCTTGTCGGCGAGGCCGCCGCACAGGCAGGCGAACACGTCGCGCTCGCGCGCGGTCAGATCGGCGAGATGGCCGCCCGCGTCGGGCGCATTCGCGCGCCGCACGTTGACCAGCTTTTCGATCAGCGTCTGGCTGAACCACGAGGCATCCTGCATGACGGTTTCGATCGCCGTCACCAGTTCCATTTCGGAACGCTTGCGCTCGGTAATGTCGAGCAAGGTCATCAACACGCAGTCCTTGCCGTGGATGCTGACCGCCTCCGCGGAGACGAGGCAATTCAGCGTTTCGCCCGCGTGGCTCGTCACGATGAACTCCACGTTGCGCAGGCTGCCGCTCTCCTCCAGCGCGGCGCTGATGCGCGCGCAGGCGTCGTCGGTCCACAAGCGGCTTTGATCGAGCGGTTTGCCGAGCAACTCCTCCGGGGTGAAGCCGGTGGTCGCGGTGAAGGCGTCGTTGATATCGAGCGTGATGTAGTCGCCGGCCGCGAAGAGCGCGGTGGACACGGGCGTCATCCTGAACGACTTCTCGAAGCGCTCCTCGCTCTGACGCAGCGCGCTTTCGGCGCGCTTGCGCGGCTCCAGATCCATGAAGGTGAACAGCATGCAGGCCTCTTCGCCGATGTCGATCGGCTGACCGGCCACCACCACGAACTTCGTGCCGCCTTTGGGCAGCCGCAGCGAGGCTTCCATTTGCGGAATAGTCGCGCCTTCGCTGAGCCGTTCGACCGCGAGTTCGCGCCTCTCGGCGCCTTCGAACACGTCGAGCTCGTACACCGAGCGGCCGATCACGTCCTCGCGCACATAGCCGGTCATTTCCAGAAAGCCCTGGTTGACCTTGATATAGCGCTGGTCGCTCAGGCGGCAGATCACCGCCGGCGCGGGATTGGCGTTGAAGGTCTTTTCGAAGCGCTTCTCCGCGCTCGCCCATTCGCTCGCGTCGTGCAGGATCAGCGCGAGACAGTCGGGCTCGCCGCGCGCATTGGTCAGCACGAGGCTGCGCACGCGATGCACCCAGTTCACCTCGTCGTCGTGCGCCGGAAAGACTTCGACGACCACATCGCTGAAGCACTCGCCCGCAACCACGCGTTCGATCGGATAACTGCCTTCCGGCAGCGGATGGTTGTTGCGATAGCGCAACCGGAAACGCTCGCGGTATTCGGTGACGTCGGCGCCCAGTTGCGCGACTTCGGTGATGCCGTGCATGTCGAGCGCGGCCTGATTCGCCCAGACGATCGTCTGGTCCGGTTCGACGAGGATCACACCCTCGGTCAGCCCCGTGATGATCTGGTGCAACTGGCGACGGTCGGTCTGCGAGCGCAGCACCGTGTCGTCGGTGGGCGGCGCGCCGTCGGGTTCATTGGATTGCACCACGGAAGAGAGTGCAGCGGAGCTTGTGGTCGTCATTGTCGATGATGAGCGCGAGTAGCACGCGCGAAAGCCTGTCCAGCATGCAGAATCGCCCAGAACGCGGCCGGGCGCCAATAGCCAATGCACCATGCCGCCTGGTGCACATGCACCAGGCGCAGCGGGCCGAGCCGCCAGGCGAGACTTCAGTGCCAGTTTCGAGGCTTCGGGCGGGAGGACGATGAAGGGCGCCGGCGCAAGTGTCGCGACGTGCAAAAAATACAATTACCGTTTCAACGACTCCATATTCACGTGTCATTTTCCATATTTGACCCATATTTTTGCTTCATGATGCATCCGATATAGCCTATTATCAACCTATCACGAGTCAAATTGCCGCAGTATCGCGCAAGAGGTGCAAACATGACACCGACCGCCACGGCATCGCCGGGACTGCCGATCGCACTGGGTCTGGCGGGGGCGATTCCGTTTGTGGGGCTGGCGGTGCTGGTCAACACGTTCGGCGCGCACGAAGCGTTCTTGCGCCACGCCATGCTGGCGTACGGCGCGTGCATCGTGTCGTTCGTGGGCGCGGTGCATTGGGGAATCTGGCTGGCGGCAGCGGGTTCGCAGCCGCATTCGGCCATGGCGCTCGGCTGGAGTGTTCTGCCGGCTGTCGCCGCGTGGGCGCTGCTGGCGATCGGCACGCGCTACGCGTTGCCGGGCATGGCGGCGCTGCTTGCGGCGTGCCTGCTGGTCGATCTGGCGCTCTGGCGTATCGACGCGCTGCCGGGCTGGTATCTGCGCATGCGCGCGTTGCTGACCACCGTCGGCGCGCTGTGCCTGTTGTCGGCTATGCAATGATGCAGGTGGATGCCTGCGCGGCGTGCGCCACGCAAGCGTCCACTTTTTTCAACCCTTTTTTCAACCCTTTTTTCAACCTTTAGTTCACCCCTCCTCCGCGCCCAACGCGGCGAGCGGATGCGCCTCCCGCTTCCACGGCGAAGCGAGAAAGTGCCTGACGCGTTCGGGCCGCACCTCGGCGAGTGTGGCAGGCGCCCAGCGGGCGTTGCGATCCTTGTCGATCAATTGGGCTCGCACGCCTTCGCAGAAGTCGCCCTCCTCGATCACGCGTTTGACGATGCCCAGCTCCATGCGAAAGCATTCCGCCAGCGTCATCTGCCGGCCGCGCAAAAGCGCCTCACGGGTGACGTAAAGCAGGGTGGGCGAATGGCTCGTCAGCGCGTCGTAGGCGGACTGCAACCATTGCTTCACCTCGCGCGGCGGCTCGCGCTCGAGGTCGTGACGCAGCGTCGCGACCATCCGCTCGATGCTCGAGCGCCGGTCGAAGTGGCGCAGGATCAGTTGCGTGAACGGCCCCAGCGCCGCGTGCGGAACGATATTGCACGGCGGCTCGAACACGCCGCGCAACGCGGCGAGCAGGTCGCCTTCATGCGAGATGCGCTGCAAGCGCTCTTCGAAGCTGGAGAGCCAGTCGGCCGGCACGCATAGATCCGCCAGTTGCAGGCGCAAGGCGTCGGCGCCGGACAAGGTCGCGCCGGTCAGCCCGACATACAGCTCGAGTTCCGCGGGCATCACGCTGAGAAAACGCGTCGCGCCGACGTCCGGCAGGAAACCGATACGAGTCTCCGGCATGGCGATCTTGCTGCGCTCGGTCACGATGCGCAGCCGCGCCGCCTGGCCCAGCCCCATGCCGCCGCCCATCGCAATACCGTCGAGCAGCGCGACCACCGGCTTCGGGAACGTATGCAGCGCGTAGTCGAGCCGGTATTCGTCGACGAAGAACGCGAGCCAGCGGCTGTCGCCGTCGCGGGCAAGCCGCTGCACTTCGCGCACGTCGCCGCCGGCGCAGAAGCCCTTGGCGCCCGCGCCCTTCAGCACCAGCGCGACGATGCCCTCGTCGCTGCGGCAATGCTCGACCAGCACGGCCAGCTCGCGCACCATGGCATGCGAAAGCGCGTTGAGCGCGGCCGGCCGGTTCAGCGTGATGATCGCCACGCGGTTGACGACGCGAAACAGAATCTCGCGTTCCGCTTCGAGACCCGCATCGGGTACGGCGCTTTGCAAGGCGCTCATCAGCTCGTCTCCTGATCGGCCTGCGTGGTCTGCGTGGTCTGCGTCACCTGCCAGCGTGGCGTGCGTTTCTCGAGGAACGCGTTGACGCCTTCGCGCTGATCGGCGCCGTCGAACAGATCGACAAAGCGCTCGCGTTCCAGCGCCAGCGCCGCCGTGCGCGGCACGCCGTTGCGAGCCTGATGGATCAGCGTCTTGCTGAAGCCGACCGCCTGCGGGCTCAACGTGGCGACGCGCGCGGCCATGGTCAGCGCGGCCTCGCGCGCCGCGCCCTTCTCCACCACTTCTTCGACGAGCCCAATGCGCAATGCCGTCGCCGAGTCGACGCGCTCGCCGGTGAGGATCATCCGTTTGGCCCAGCCTTCGCCGACCAGCCACGGCAGCGTCTGCGTGCCGCAACCGCAGGGCAGCAGGCCGACCGCGGTCTCGGGCAGCGCCAGCAACGCGTGCTGTTCCGCGATGCGGATATCGCAAGCCAGCGCGCATTCGAGGCCGCCGCCCATCGCATAACCGTTGATCGCCGCGATCACGACAGGCCGCGCGTTCTGCAAGGTTTCGAATGCCGCGCCGAAGCGTGCCGCCGCCGAGCGTGCGACTTCGCGATCGCCGTCGGCGAACCTATTCAGATCGGCGCCCGCGCTGAAGAACCTGGGGCCGTCGCCGGTAATCACGATTGCCCGCACGCGCGCCTCGCCGTTCAGGCGCTCGACCGTCTGTTGCAATTGCAACAAGCCCTCGGGCGTGAACGCATTGGCGGGCGGCCGCTTGAGCGTGAGCTGCGCGACGGCGCCGTCGTGCGCGTAGTCCAGTTCGATCATGACGCGCCTCCGTCCTTGCCGTCCTGGCGATAGAGCTTGATGACCGCGGAAAAGTCGAGGCGTCCCGCGCCTTTGCTGCTCATCGTCTGATAGAGCTGCTGAGCCAACGCGCCGAGATAGACCGGTTGACGCGCCGCTTTCGCGGCGTCGGTGGCGAGGCCCAGGTCCTTGAGCATCAGATCCGTGCCGAAGCCGCCGGTGTAACCGCGTGTGGACGGCGCCGTCTCGATCACGCCCGGCATCGGGTTATACGTATCGGAACTCCAGCAGCGCCCCGTCGACGTATTGATGATGCCGCCCAGCACTTTCGCGTCGATGCCGAGCGCCTCGCCGAGCGACATGGCCTCCGCCACACCCGCCATCGTGATGCCGAGCACGAGGTTGTTGCAGATCTTCGCGACCTGGCCCGTGCCGGTATCGCCGCAATGCACGATGTTCTTACCCATTGCCGCGAGCACCGGCTTGACCTGCTCAAACGCGCTCGCGCTGCCCCCGACCATGAAGGTCAGCGTGCCCGCCGCCGCGCCGCCAGTCCCGCCTGAAACCGGCGCATCGACGAAGCTGTTGCCGTGCTGCTGCGCGAGTTCGGCGAACGCCTTGACGCTCACGGGATCGATCGTGCTCGAATCGATGATGGTCACGCCCCTGGCGATGCCCGCGAAGATGCCGTCGTCCGCGGTCAGCACGCTGCGCACATGCGCGGCGGCGGGCAGCATGGTGATCACGCATTCCACGTCGGTCACCGCCGCTTGCGGCGAAGCGGCGGCCTTCGCGCCCGCGTCGACGAGCGCCTGCACCGCTTGCGCGTTGAGGTCGAACACATTGACCGCGTGGCCCGCCTTGAGCAGGTTGTGCGCCATGGGCGCGCCCATGTTGCCGAGTCCGATAAAGCCTATTTTCATGATGTCGTCTCCGTGTGTCCGCTCGCTCGCCACGCGCTCAGCGCAGGCTGATGGTCGTGTTGACGCCGTCGTTCACCGTGTCGTCGTCGAACCAGCGGGCGGTGACGGTCTTGGTCTGCGTATAGAACTGCACGACCTGTTTGCCGTACGGGCCGAGGTCGCCGAGCTTCGAGCCGCGCGAGCCCGTGAAGCTGAAGAACGGCACCGGCACCGGAATCGGAATGTTGATACCGACCTGGCCGATATCGATCTCGCTCTGGAACTTGCGCGCCGCCGCGCCGCTCTGCGTGAAGAGGCCCACGCCGTTGCCGAACGGATTGCGGTTCACGAGTTCGATCGCGTCGTCGAGCGAGGCGACGCTCAACACTACTAGCACCGGGCCGAAGATTTCCTGGCGGTAGATGTCCATTTCGGTGGTGACGTCGGTAAACACCGTCGGCCCGAT
Above is a genomic segment from Paraburkholderia aromaticivorans containing:
- a CDS encoding MFS transporter, coding for MYSINAMHERRLLWLLALTQFTIIMDFMVMMPLGPQIMHAFAITPAAFATAVSAYSWCSGLSGLFAATYIDRFDRRRLLLTMYALFALSNLACALADSFALLLAARAFAGITGGVLGSVIMAIVGDVIPVQRRGAATGTIMTAFSLAAIAGVPAGVMLGAHFGWAAPFFLLVALSLLVWSAGWRLVPSLTGHLSRRQPPLAEVLPDLWRLLSNPRHLNAFALTFMMMVAHMLVIPFISPVLVANHGVAPEQLSWLYMAGGAATFFTSRRVGGLADRFGTRRVFRIVAVLAFLPVLFVTHLPDLPFYALVMFFPFFMVLMSARMVPMQALLTTVPEPARRGAFLSANSALQALGTGCGAWIGGLMLGTSPHGQIVGYGTVGWVSVAVGLAGVVWVSRVRGAQSTVPAPQMLHGEAVGES
- a CDS encoding AI-2E family transporter; the protein is MLGFDVGTARKVWTALLIALLFFCIYMASSTVLVVVFAVFFSYLVYPLVDLVERIRPRRVPRVASIALVFVVVVAVIAVVGSLFGVQLQDQATHLFAQLPALMKSDVPNRFPLPHFLEPLRERIVDFVRSQIETGSDKAVPMARSVGLGVMHAASNLIYLVLIPILSFLLINEGPQMRDAFLNLLTDRHRVLWAQIVTDLNLLLSKYVRALLFLSLATLICYGVAFSLLGVPYAFLLAVSAGLLEFVPFAGPLGAIAITLVVAVFSGYAHLLWLVIFIALYRLFQDYVLNPYLMSEGVEVSPFLVIVGLLAGDQLGGVAGIFLAVPVIAMLKIVIGRARVFYSASRDEGQAARRALTGKAD
- a CDS encoding CsbD family protein translates to MNSNQFEGSVKDAAGKVQDAVGGLTGKVDLQAEGKVRQLAGKAQAKYGDSVDQVAETARSNPIGALLIAAGVGFLLARLL
- a CDS encoding CsbD family protein, with the protein product MDKNRVEGAAKQVKGSVKEAIGKVTGNRTTQAEGAAEKLAGKVQSKVGEAADAVRNRVKR
- a CDS encoding helix-turn-helix transcriptional regulator, which translates into the protein MTTTSSAALSSVVQSNEPDGAPPTDDTVLRSQTDRRQLHQIITGLTEGVILVEPDQTIVWANQAALDMHGITEVAQLGADVTEYRERFRLRYRNNHPLPEGSYPIERVVAGECFSDVVVEVFPAHDDEVNWVHRVRSLVLTNARGEPDCLALILHDASEWASAEKRFEKTFNANPAPAVICRLSDQRYIKVNQGFLEMTGYVREDVIGRSVYELDVFEGAERRELAVERLSEGATIPQMEASLRLPKGGTKFVVVAGQPIDIGEEACMLFTFMDLEPRKRAESALRQSEERFEKSFRMTPVSTALFAAGDYITLDINDAFTATTGFTPEELLGKPLDQSRLWTDDACARISAALEESGSLRNVEFIVTSHAGETLNCLVSAEAVSIHGKDCVLMTLLDITERKRSEMELVTAIETVMQDASWFSQTLIEKLVNVRRANAPDAGGHLADLTARERDVFACLCGGLADKEIARELGLAPNTVRNHVATIYAKLDVHSRAEAIVWARARGHFGLAPGSAPRRKGAKPA
- a CDS encoding DUF3429 domain-containing protein: MTPTATASPGLPIALGLAGAIPFVGLAVLVNTFGAHEAFLRHAMLAYGACIVSFVGAVHWGIWLAAAGSQPHSAMALGWSVLPAVAAWALLAIGTRYALPGMAALLAACLLVDLALWRIDALPGWYLRMRALLTTVGALCLLSAMQ
- a CDS encoding enoyl-CoA hydratase/isomerase family protein; amino-acid sequence: MSALQSAVPDAGLEAEREILFRVVNRVAIITLNRPAALNALSHAMVRELAVLVEHCRSDEGIVALVLKGAGAKGFCAGGDVREVQRLARDGDSRWLAFFVDEYRLDYALHTFPKPVVALLDGIAMGGGMGLGQAARLRIVTERSKIAMPETRIGFLPDVGATRFLSVMPAELELYVGLTGATLSGADALRLQLADLCVPADWLSSFEERLQRISHEGDLLAALRGVFEPPCNIVPHAALGPFTQLILRHFDRRSSIERMVATLRHDLEREPPREVKQWLQSAYDALTSHSPTLLYVTREALLRGRQMTLAECFRMELGIVKRVIEEGDFCEGVRAQLIDKDRNARWAPATLAEVRPERVRHFLASPWKREAHPLAALGAEEG
- a CDS encoding enoyl-CoA hydratase, which produces MIELDYAHDGAVAQLTLKRPPANAFTPEGLLQLQQTVERLNGEARVRAIVITGDGPRFFSAGADLNRFADGDREVARSAAARFGAAFETLQNARPVVIAAINGYAMGGGLECALACDIRIAEQHALLALPETAVGLLPCGCGTQTLPWLVGEGWAKRMILTGERVDSATALRIGLVEEVVEKGAAREAALTMAARVATLSPQAVGFSKTLIHQARNGVPRTAALALERERFVDLFDGADQREGVNAFLEKRTPRWQVTQTTQTTQADQETS
- the mmsB gene encoding 3-hydroxyisobutyrate dehydrogenase; its protein translation is MKIGFIGLGNMGAPMAHNLLKAGHAVNVFDLNAQAVQALVDAGAKAAASPQAAVTDVECVITMLPAAAHVRSVLTADDGIFAGIARGVTIIDSSTIDPVSVKAFAELAQQHGNSFVDAPVSGGTGGAAAGTLTFMVGGSASAFEQVKPVLAAMGKNIVHCGDTGTGQVAKICNNLVLGITMAGVAEAMSLGEALGIDAKVLGGIINTSTGRCWSSDTYNPMPGVIETAPSTRGYTGGFGTDLMLKDLGLATDAAKAARQPVYLGALAQQLYQTMSSKGAGRLDFSAVIKLYRQDGKDGGAS